The Streptomyces durmitorensis genome contains the following window.
ATTTCGGCGAAGATCCCCTTCGGGGTCCGCTCGGCCCATATCCGCCCCTCGGCGTCCTGGCTGACCACCGTGTCGGCGACCGAAGACGCGTACGTCCCGACGTACCGCGACGCGTCGACGCGCGGCGCCCGAGGGTCCGGCACCGGCAGCGCGGGCAGTTCGATGTCTGCGAGGTCGCGCAGGACGCGTCCGACGATCTCGGTGTAGAGGCCGAACGGATTGCCGCCGTTGGTCAGGACCGCCACCGCGATGTCGCGCCCCGGCACGACGCGCAGGAACGAGGACTGGCCGATGGTGCCGCCGTCGTGGCCGACGACGGTGCCGCCGGGGAAGTCGAAGATCTCCCAGCCGAGCCCCCAGGAGTCGCCCATGAGCCCCAGGCGCGGTACGTCCACCTGCGGCCGGCGCATGGCTCGCGCGCTGTCGGCGCCGAGTACGCGCGCGCCGTCCGGTCCCAGGCCGTCGGCCAGGTGCATCCGGGCGAACGTCAGCAGGTCGCGGGGCCGCATGGCGAGCATCGCGCCCGCCGCGGCGTTGGAGCGGACGAGCGCCCACACCGGCGCGGGCATCGGATCGGCGTCCGGGGTGGCCCGGATATGGCCGACCGCCGCCCGGTGCAGAATCGCCTCGTACGGTCCTGTGGCCGCGTGGGTGAGGCCCAGCGGGGCGAAGAGGTGCTCGCGCAGACACACGTCGTACGGCTTCTCGCGCAGCACTTCGACGACCCGGCCGAGCACGCAGTAGGCCGCGTTGTTGTACGAGAACCGCTCGCCCGGCGCGAACAGTTGGGGCGTGCCGCCGAGCGTGGCGACGAACTTCTCCAGGCAGTCGTCGCCCTGCCCGGTGTCGGTGAAGACGTCGCCCTCGAAACCGGAGACATGGCACATCAGCTGCCGCACGGTGATGCGGGCCGCGGCCTCGTCGTCGGCGAGCTTGAAGTCCGGCAGGTGGTCGCGCACGGGGGCGTCGAGGTCCAGTTTCCCCTCGTCGACGAGTTGCATCGCGAGGGTCGTCGTCCAGACCTTGGTGATCGAGCCGATCTGGAAGAGGGAGTCCGGTGTCGCGTCGACCCCGGTGTTCTTGCTGAGCACGCCCGCGGCGGCGTCGATCACCACGTCACCGAAGCTCACGGCGACGGCGGCACCCGGCACCTGGTTCTCGTCGAGCAGATCCGCGAGGCGTTCGCTCAACCAGGCCTGGAGGGCGTCGAGTTGCTGCCTCGGTGTCTGTGTCTTCGACATGCGTCTCCCTTGTCCGTCGAGCTTGTCCATCGAGCTTGTCCATCGAGCTTGTCCATCGAGGGTCTGGCAGCGAGGCTAGGCCGTGGTCCGCGAGCTGCGATTCGTCCGCGCGCACCATGTGGGAGGCCACGTTCCATCGACCGGCACCAAACCGGTGGGGTGAGCTGCTGGGCCCTGGCGTCGAACGGACAGGACCTAGGACCGGCGCGCGTGCGGCCACAGCCGCAGTTGCAGCATGGCGGCGAAGCGCGCGTCGGCGTCCGTGAGGTCGAGGCCGCCCACCTCGGCGAGCCGCCGCAGCCGGTAGCGGAAGGTGTTCGGGTGCACATGGACGGCGGCGGACGCCGCCGCCACGTCGCCGAACGCGTCGAGCCACGCCCGCAACGTCTCGACCAGGCAGGTGTGGTGCGCCGCGTCGTACGCGCCGAGCCGGGCCACCGGGCCGGACGGCGGGTCGCCGCGTTCGGCGATCACGTCCGTGAGTTCCAGGAGCAGCGACTCGACCAGTACGTCCGTGATGCGGGCCACCGAGCGGGTCCCCTCGCCCGCGCGCAGCACCCGCAGCGCCCGGTCGGCGCCGGCCCGGGACACGGGCAGGGCGGCGCTCTCCCGCGCGAGCGGGCCCACCCCGACGAGCAACTCCTGCCGTTCGCCCACGCGTTCAAGGAACTCGTCCGCGACCCGGCAGGCCCGCTCCTCGGCGTCGGGACGGCCTGCCGTGGCCGGGACGATGCCGTAGACGACGTCGCCCACGAGTGCGGCGGCCGAGCGGGGGTGCACGGCGGTCAAGTGCATCGCGAACGCGTCGGCGAGGCGCTGGCGTTCGGCCACGTACCGTGCGTGCCGCGCGGCGGACCGGTCGCCGTCCGTGCGGTCCGCGACGGCGAGGGCGAGCACCACGCCGGGCTGTTCGGCGAGTCCGAGCCGGGCGACGGCGTCGGCCGCGCCGGGCCCGCCCTCAAGGGCCGTGCCCACGAGGTCGGCGCGCAGCCGCCGTTCGACGTCGGCGCCCGCGCGCAGCCTCAGCAGATGCAGTGCGACCAGTTTGGACGCGTCGCGCAGCGCCTGGTCGCGCTCGGCGCTGAGCGGGCCGTGGACCGCGGCCCAGATGGAGCCGAGTATCTCGTCGCCGGCGCGGACGGCGAGGGCCACCCGCGGCAGGCTGAGATCGCCGCCCTCCACCTCCACGAGAGGCTCCACGTAGACGGGGCGGTCGCTGCGGTACATGGCCTGGAAGACTCCGCGCTCCTCCAGGACACGAGTGAAGCGTTCCGGCACCTGGCGCCCGAGGATGGTCTCGACGCGCGAGGAGTCCGCTTCGTCCTGCCGCCCGGAGAAGGCGAGCACACGCCAGCTGTGGTCCTCGAAGGTGACGGGCGCGTCCAGGAGCGCCCCGACCGCGTTGGCCAGCGCGAACAGGTCCCCGGAGGGCACCCCGCCCAGCGTTTCCCGGCCCGTCTCCCCGACGTCCCCCTCCGCGATGAGCGCGCGCAGCATCGCGGCGAGCTGCGCCCACGAGGCGCCGCGCGTCAGGCCGAGCAGCGCGACCCCGGAGCGCGTCACCGCCGCGGTGACCTTCTCGTCCACGGCGACCGGCGCGCGGACGACGAGGCCCGCGGCGCCTTGCGTGCCCAGGGCGTCGAGGAGGTGGACGATCTGCGCCGGACCGTGCACGGCGACACCGAGCACCAGCGCCTGCGGGGGCGGCACGGGTTCGTCGTGCGGGTCGTGGATGACGACGCCGCCGATGTCGTCGGCGCCGTTCGGGTCGCCGCACACGAGGTCGAGGAGGGTGGGCCCCAGGTCCTCGAGGACGCGCCGCAGGCTGGCTCGGGGATGGGTGGTCACCGGGATGAGCACGTTTCCTCCCGTAGGGGCGAGACACGGCTTCGGCTTCTTGTACGTCGGCGTCCTATACGTCGTATAGGCATTACGGGCTGTGATCTTACGGGGAGTTCCTCGCGTACGACAGGGGTGCGTGAGGCAGTGGCATCAGGCGGGAATCCACTCCGTGGAGACCGTCACCTCGTCGAGTGCGTCCGCCAGCGGCTCCACGCCGATGCCGGGCCCGGTCGGCACGGGCAGGTGGCCGTCTTCGAGGGTGAACGGCTCGGTGATGTCGGCGCGGTAGTAGCGGTCGGACGCGGAGGTGTCGCCGGGCACCGTGAAGCCCGGCAGCGCCGCGAGCGCGACGTTCGCCGCCCGCCCGAGCCCGGTCTCCAGCATGCCGCCGCACCACACGGGCACCCCGTGCGCCGCGCACACGTCGTGGATGCGGCGGGCCTCCAGATAGCCGCCGACCCGGCCCGGCTTGATGTTGACGATGCTCGTGGCACCCAGCGCGATCGCGTCGGCGGCTGCACGGGCCGAGGTGATGGACTCGTCCAGGCAGATCGGCGTACGCACCTGGCGGGCGAGTTCCGCGTGGCCGATCAAGTCGTCCTCGGGCAGCGGCTGTTCGATCAGGAGCAGGTCGAACGGGTCGAGCCGGGCCAGGTGGCGCGCGTCGGCGCGGGTGTAGGCCGTGTTGGCGTCGACCTGCAGCAGCACGTCGTCGCCGAACCGCTCGCGGACGGCACGCACCGGCGCCACGTCCCAGCCCGGCTCTATCTTCAGCTTGATGCGTACGTAGCCGCTGTCGAGGTATCCCGCGACCGCCTCCAGGAGCTCCGGCACCGAGTCCATGATCCCGACCGAGACCCCGCAGGGCACCCGCTCACGCACGGCACCCAGTTCCCGCGACAGCGGTACGCCGCGCTCGCGCAACTCCGCGTCCAGGACGGCCATCTCCAGGGCGGCCTTCGCCATCAGATGCCCCTTGAAGGGGCTGAGCGCGGGAGCGACCGCGGACGCGTCGAGCCGGTCGCGGCGGCCGGTGAGCGCGGGGACGAGGAAGCGGCGGAGCACGTCCGCGCAGGCGTCGACGTACTCGGACGAGTACAGCGGATCGCTCATCGCGACGCACTCGCCCCAGCCCTCGGCGTCGGGCGTGACGGCGCGCAGCAGCAGGGCCTCGCGCACGGTCTGGGTGCCGAACGAGGTCCTGAACGGCGCCACCAGCGGCATCCGGACGCGGCGGATCTCGACTCCGGTGAGCTTCATGGCGTGTGCTTCCATTCCGTGTTCTTCCTTTCGACGATGTACCGGCCGTCCCGGTCGAAGCCGGTGATCCGCGCCCCGTCCGCGAGCAGCCCGCCCAGGACGTCACGCAGGGCCGAGCGCCAGTCGGCGGCCCGTGCGGGGTCGGTGGCGCGCAGTTGCTCGATGTCGGCGGGCACGGCCACCAGGACCGTCGGGCCTTCGAGGGTGCCGAGGACGGGGGTCTCCCGCGGGGAGACACCGAGGGCGGTGACGGCGCCCGCCGTGGGGCGCGGCGCCGGGCGCTGTCCCGCGCAGGCCAGGGCGACCTCGGGGGCGGCGAGGCGCCAGGTGACCAGGAGGCGGTCGGTGTCGTCGGTGCCGTTGATGCCGTCGTTCATCGGGCCGTAGAAGTTGGGCAGGTACTCGGTGGCCGCGGCGGCCAGTTTGCCGAGGTTGAAGTAGGCGTTGCGGCGCACGAGTGGGTCGAACGTCCAGGAGATCTCGGCCACTTGGCGCTGGAGCGCCCAGGCCCGCTGGTGCAGTTTCAACGCGTGGCCGACGCTGCGGCCGCGCATTCTTGCGGCCACGCCGGCGATGTGGCTGTGCAGGGCCCCGGCGGCGGGCGGCGAGAAGAACCCGACGCAGGCGCCGACGAGTTCGCCGCCGTCGAAGGCGCCGCCCACATAGCTGCCCGCCTTGGTGAACGCGCGCAGCAGTTCGGTCGTCACCGGCGGGTTCTTGCCGTCCGGCCGCCAGATTCCCTCGTAGAGGCTCTGTACGGCCTCCAGGTGCGCCAGGTCGGCGAGTTGGCACACGGAGACGCGGGCCGAGCGGGCCGCGGACTCCGCCGCGGCGACCGCCTCGGCGGTCACGTCCCCCGCGCCCGCGGTGCGGCCCGTGTCGCTGGACAGATCAATCACTGGTGTCATCTTCTTTGCCGTGGGGGCGCTGGGCGTGATCAAGGAGTTCCCGCAGCAGTGCCGTGAGCAGGGCGGTCCGCCGGGGCAGCTCGGCCACCTCGACGTGTTCGTGGTCGGCGTGGGCGCCGCCGCCGACGGCGCCGAGGCCGTCCAGGGTGGGGGTGCCGACACCCGCCGTGAAGTTGCCGTCCGACGCGCCGCCGACGGCGACCGCCGAGAGCGGTCCGACGCCCAGGCCGTCGGCGATCCGGGCGGCGCGCGCGAACAGGTCCCGCGACGCGTCGCGGGACATCGGCGGCCGGTTGGGACCCCCGACGACCTCGACTCGGGCGCCGTCGAGCACCGGCCGAAGCGCCCGCATCGCGACGTCCACGCGATCCTGCTCGGCGGTGTCGCGCACCCGCACATCGACGGCGAACCGTCCCTCTGCGGCCACGGTGTTCGTGGTCGTGCCCGCGTCCAGCACGGTCGGCGTGACGGTCGTTCCCGCGGCGGCGTCGCCGAGCGCGGCGGTGGCGAGGATCTGGTGCGCCGCCTCGACGCTCGCGTTCACGCCCAGGTGGGGTTCGAGCCCGGCGTGGGCGGCGCGGCCCCGCAGCAGTACCTCGTACCGCGACACTCCCTTGCGTTCCGTCTTCAGGGCCCCGCCGTCCGCCGACGCCTCCAGGACGAGGGCCGCGTCGCAGCCGCGCGCCTCGGCCTCGATGAGCGCGCGGGACGAGGGCGAGCCGAGCTCCTCGTCGCCGGTGACCAGGACGGTCACGCCGTCGGTGCTCTCCAGCGCGGCCAGGGCGTGGAACGCCATCACCACGCCGGTCTTCATGTCGAAGCAGCCCGGCCCGCGCAGCACGCCGTTCTCGACGCCGAACGGATG
Protein-coding sequences here:
- a CDS encoding PucR family transcriptional regulator — translated: MLIPVTTHPRASLRRVLEDLGPTLLDLVCGDPNGADDIGGVVIHDPHDEPVPPPQALVLGVAVHGPAQIVHLLDALGTQGAAGLVVRAPVAVDEKVTAAVTRSGVALLGLTRGASWAQLAAMLRALIAEGDVGETGRETLGGVPSGDLFALANAVGALLDAPVTFEDHSWRVLAFSGRQDEADSSRVETILGRQVPERFTRVLEERGVFQAMYRSDRPVYVEPLVEVEGGDLSLPRVALAVRAGDEILGSIWAAVHGPLSAERDQALRDASKLVALHLLRLRAGADVERRLRADLVGTALEGGPGAADAVARLGLAEQPGVVLALAVADRTDGDRSAARHARYVAERQRLADAFAMHLTAVHPRSAAALVGDVVYGIVPATAGRPDAEERACRVADEFLERVGERQELLVGVGPLARESAALPVSRAGADRALRVLRAGEGTRSVARITDVLVESLLLELTDVIAERGDPPSGPVARLGAYDAAHHTCLVETLRAWLDAFGDVAAASAAVHVHPNTFRYRLRRLAEVGGLDLTDADARFAAMLQLRLWPHARRS
- a CDS encoding M20 family metallopeptidase is translated as MTVPAPQSASLVRDFEAALPKILADIELLVRCESPSADLAAVARSADLVAEVGAAHLAAAPERIVLDGRTHLRWRLGDGPRRVLVVGHHDTVWPVGSLATHPFGVENGVLRGPGCFDMKTGVVMAFHALAALESTDGVTVLVTGDEELGSPSSRALIEAEARGCDAALVLEASADGGALKTERKGVSRYEVLLRGRAAHAGLEPHLGVNASVEAAHQILATAALGDAAAGTTVTPTVLDAGTTTNTVAAEGRFAVDVRVRDTAEQDRVDVAMRALRPVLDGARVEVVGGPNRPPMSRDASRDLFARAARIADGLGVGPLSAVAVGGASDGNFTAGVGTPTLDGLGAVGGGAHADHEHVEVAELPRRTALLTALLRELLDHAQRPHGKEDDTSD
- the menC gene encoding o-succinylbenzoate synthase; this encodes MKLTGVEIRRVRMPLVAPFRTSFGTQTVREALLLRAVTPDAEGWGECVAMSDPLYSSEYVDACADVLRRFLVPALTGRRDRLDASAVAPALSPFKGHLMAKAALEMAVLDAELRERGVPLSRELGAVRERVPCGVSVGIMDSVPELLEAVAGYLDSGYVRIKLKIEPGWDVAPVRAVRERFGDDVLLQVDANTAYTRADARHLARLDPFDLLLIEQPLPEDDLIGHAELARQVRTPICLDESITSARAAADAIALGATSIVNIKPGRVGGYLEARRIHDVCAAHGVPVWCGGMLETGLGRAANVALAALPGFTVPGDTSASDRYYRADITEPFTLEDGHLPVPTGPGIGVEPLADALDEVTVSTEWIPA
- a CDS encoding serine hydrolase domain-containing protein gives rise to the protein MSKTQTPRQQLDALQAWLSERLADLLDENQVPGAAVAVSFGDVVIDAAAGVLSKNTGVDATPDSLFQIGSITKVWTTTLAMQLVDEGKLDLDAPVRDHLPDFKLADDEAAARITVRQLMCHVSGFEGDVFTDTGQGDDCLEKFVATLGGTPQLFAPGERFSYNNAAYCVLGRVVEVLREKPYDVCLREHLFAPLGLTHAATGPYEAILHRAAVGHIRATPDADPMPAPVWALVRSNAAAGAMLAMRPRDLLTFARMHLADGLGPDGARVLGADSARAMRRPQVDVPRLGLMGDSWGLGWEIFDFPGGTVVGHDGGTIGQSSFLRVVPGRDIAVAVLTNGGNPFGLYTEIVGRVLRDLADIELPALPVPDPRAPRVDASRYVGTYASSVADTVVSQDAEGRIWAERTPKGIFAEIGGVRERIELVASREGTLIAAEPEHGVHRLHAFVGDDGAGHAQFLHTGRADRRVVL
- a CDS encoding GNAT family N-acetyltransferase, which encodes MTPVIDLSSDTGRTAGAGDVTAEAVAAAESAARSARVSVCQLADLAHLEAVQSLYEGIWRPDGKNPPVTTELLRAFTKAGSYVGGAFDGGELVGACVGFFSPPAAGALHSHIAGVAARMRGRSVGHALKLHQRAWALQRQVAEISWTFDPLVRRNAYFNLGKLAAAATEYLPNFYGPMNDGINGTDDTDRLLVTWRLAAPEVALACAGQRPAPRPTAGAVTALGVSPRETPVLGTLEGPTVLVAVPADIEQLRATDPARAADWRSALRDVLGGLLADGARITGFDRDGRYIVERKNTEWKHTP